One genomic window of Arachis hypogaea cultivar Tifrunner chromosome 8, arahy.Tifrunner.gnm2.J5K5, whole genome shotgun sequence includes the following:
- the LOC112707980 gene encoding TMV resistance protein N: protein MASTSSSSSTLSCKYHVFLSFRGEDTRSAFTSHLYAALTRKGITTFIDDTNLRKGDVISHELLTAIENSIFAIIVLSPNYASSSWCLDELQKILECKHKLGQHVEAVFYGVEPSDVRHQKGTFEEAFRKHEHRFGQESDKVRKWRDALTQVAGYSGWTSKNQNEAALVENISQSIHKKLIPNLPSSMNKLVGIDSRVEQVISHIGIGLNDVRYIGICGMGGIGKTTTARIVYEAIQSEFEVSYFLANVRETCEKNGIVQAQKELVGHINGSSSNLINEHDGRRIIRASLCHKKVLLVLDDINEEKQLKNLAEEQDWFGSGSRIIITTRDMHLLKIHDAYEIYNVEVLGESESFDLFHLKAFKQRKPAEEYLDLSKQAVKYCAGLPLALEVLGSHLCGRPVKDWHSALGKLKSIPHVDIFDTLKISYDGLDTMDKDIFLDIAYLFKGRSKDGVIKILEWCGYHAEIGISTLIDRSLLTIKNGILEMHDLVEKMGKHIVIQESPNDPSKRSRLRGYEDINPVLTRNKGTEATHSIVLDNMKVYEEQNEVHWRDLTFSNICQLKLLILDGVKAPILSYIPPSLRVLSWIECPMETLPFMDHYYELVEISVSYSSSIVQVWHGKKFLEKLKYLYLSYCHRLKQIPDFSEAPNLEILHVEWCGELNDFPSYLTCHKSLVKLILFCCSSLETLGSKLEMSSLEELDLSFCTSMRKLAEFGECMKHLSVLSLSETAIEELPTTVGCLVGLKELHLDGCKRLTCLPDSIQKLKSLTLLDLSGCPNVLQSLHFLSSLTSLDTLGLSGCFVTSQESWSFDLGNLASLTDLDLSYNDFIRVPINIHELPRLRCLDLDYCPNLKVLPELPSSIRELYARHSESLDTWHWNVISKVCCGFAASANHHSYGLLQMWVAQKQIKIFGLTIGEEIPLWFVHQEEGNGVTVTLPHNETMALALCFRLRPTNSRPKFGRDLSVICNGKEFIKQEHLTAACETKNSQHFILCLTSDYFVDQFCQDCRFQLVLPWDVKMKVESCGARWVCKQDIQDLKKSGTQTSKRKATFDLNF, encoded by the exons ATGGCTtccacctcttcttcttcatcaacaTTATCATGCAAGTATCATGTGTTCCTGAGTTTCAGGGGTGAAGACACTCGCTCTGCATTCACTAGCCATCTCTATGCCGCTCTCACAAGGAAGGGAATCACTACCTTCATTGATGACACCAACCTTCGCAAAGGCGATGTTATTTCACATGAACTTCTCACAGCAATTGAAAACTCTATATTTGCAATTATTGTTCTTTCACCAAACTACGCTTCCTCCTCTTGGTGCTTAGACGAGCTCCAAAAGATCCTTGAATGCAAGCATAAGTTGGGGCAACACGTCGAAGCGGTGTTCTACGGTGTGGAGCCTTCTGATGTCAGGCACCAGAAAGGAACATTCGAAGAAGCTTTCAGGAAACATGAACACAGATTCGGACAAGAAAGTGACAAGGTTAGAAAATGGAGAGATGCGTTAACACAAGTTGCCGGTTACTCTGGTTGGACCTCAAAAAATCA GAATGAGGCAGCATTGGTGGAAAATATTTCTCAGAGTATACATAAAAAATTGATCCCAAACTTGCCATCTTCCATGAACAAGCTTGTAGGGATTGATTCAAGAGTGGAACAAGTGATTAGTCACATTGGTATTGGGCTGAATGATGTTCGTTATATCGGCATATGTGGGATGGGCGGCATAGGTAAGACAACTACTGCTAGAATAGTATATGAAGCCATCCAAAGTGAGTTTGAAGTTTCTTATTTTCTTGCAAATGTAAGGGAGACATGTGAGAAAAATGGTATTGTTCAAGCACAAAAAGAACTTGTTGGCCATATCAATGGAAGCTCGAGTAATTTGATAAATGAGCATGATGGGAGGAGAATAATTCGGGCTTCTTTGTGTCACAAAAAGGTTCTTCTTGTTCTTGATGATATAAATGAAGAAAAACAGTTGAAGAATTTGGCCGAGGAGCAAGACTGGTTTGGTTCTGGAAGCAGAATAATTATCACAACTAGAGACATGCATCTTCTAAAGATACATGATGCATATGAAATTTACAATGTTGAAGTGTTAGGGGAAAGTGAATCCTTTGATCTCTTTCATTTGAAGGCTTTTAAACAACGAAAGCCTGCAGAAGAGTATTTGGATTTGTCCAAACAGGCGGTCAAATATTGTGCTGGTCTTCCATTGGCACTTGAGGTGTTGGGTTCCCACCTTTGTGGTAGACCCGTTAAAGATTGGCATAGTGCTCTTGGAAAATTAAAGAGCATTCCACATGTCGACATTTTTGATACGTTGAAAATAAGTTATGATGGTTTAGATACCATGGACAAggatatttttttagatattgctTATTTGTTCAAAGGACGTTCCAAAGATGgtgtaataaaaatattagaatggTGTGGTTATCATGCTGAAATTGGCATTTCTACTTTGATCGATAGATCTCTACTCACTATTAAGAATGGTATATTGGAGATGCATGATTTGGTTGAAAAAATGGGAAAACATATTGTAATTCAGGAGTCTCCAAATGATCCTAGCAAGCGTAGCAGGTTGCGGGGTTACGAGGACATCAATCCTGTTCTTACTCGAAACAAG GGAACTGAAGCAACTCATAGCATTGTTTTAGACAATATGAAGGTATATGAAGAACAAAATGAAGTCCATTGGAGAGATTTAACTTTTTCAAATATCTGTCAGCTAAAGCTCCTCATTTTAGATGGCGTGAAAGCTCCAATTCTTAGCTATATTCCTCCTTCATTGAGAGTTTTGAGTTGGATAGAGTGTCCAATGGAAACTCTGCCCTTTATGGATCATTACTATGAGCTTGTTGAAATTTCTGTGTCTTATAGCTCCAGCATTGTACAAGTATGGCATGGAAAAAAG TTTCTGGAAAAGCTGAAGTACTTATATCTGTCTTATTGCCATCGGCTGAAACAAATTCCAGATTTTTCTGAAGCTCCCAATCTTGAAATACTTCACGTTGAATGGTGTGGAGAACTGAATGATTTTCCCTCTTATCTTACATGCCACAAGAGCCTtgttaaacttattttattttgttgctcAAGTCTTGAAACTCTTGGGAGTAAATTGGAGATGAGTTCTCTCGAGGAACTAGATCTTAGTTTCTGCACAAGTATGAGGAAACTTGCAGAATTTGGAGAATGCATGAAACATTTATCAGTTCTTTCTTTGTCGGAAACAGCCATAGAAGAACTACCCACAACGGTTGGCTGTTTAGTTGGCCTAAAGGAGTTGCACTTAGACGGTTGCAAAAGGCTTACTTGCCTTCCAGACAGCATTCAAAAGTTAAAATCCCTTACCCTTTTGGATCTTTCTGGCTGCCCAAATGTCCTTCAGTCTTTGCATTTCCTGTCTAGTCTGACCTCATTGGATACTTTGGGATTATCGGGGTGTTTTGTCACATCCCAAGAGTCATGGTCTTTCGATCTTGGCAACTTAGCGTCTTTGACGGATTTAGATTTATCATATAATGATTTTATAAGGGTTCCAATAAATATCCATGAACTCCCCAGGCTTAGATGTTTGGATCTAGACTACTGCCCGAATCTGAAGGTTTTACCAGAGCTTCCGTCAAGTATAAGAGAGCTATATGCACGACATTCTGAATCACTGGATACATGGCATTGGAATGTGATATCAAAGGTGTGTTGTGGCTTTGCAGCATCAGCTAACCATCATTCTTATGGACTTTTGCAAATGTGGGTTGCACAGAAGCAAATAAAGATATTTGGGTTGACCATAGGGGAGGAAATTCCATTGTGGTTTGTCCATCAGGAAGAGGGTAATGGAGTAACAGTCACACTGCCACATAATGAAACCATGGCACTTGCTCTCTGTTTCCGGTTACGCCCAACAAATAGTCGTCCTAAATTTGGGCGAGATTTGTCGGTGATTTGCAACGGCAAGGAATTCATTAAACAAGAGCATTTAACTGCGGCGTGTGAAACTAAAAATTCTCAGCATTTCATCCTTTGCTTGACCAGTGACTATTTTGTTGACCAATTTTGCCAAGACTGTCGCTTTCAACTGGTATTGCCTTGGGACGTTAAAATGAAAGTAGAGAGTTGTGGGGCTCGGTGGGTGTGCAAGCAAGACATCCAAGATTTGAAGAAAAGTGGAACCCAAACATCAAAAAGAAAAGCAACTTTTGATCTCAACTTTTGA